GCGGGCGACACCGAGGCGGGGAATGCGATCCAGGGCCTGAACGGCTCGCAACTGGGCGGACGCGCGATCACGGTCAACGAGGCGCGGCCGAGGCTGGAACGCAGCGGCGGAGGCGGCGGCGGTGGCCGTCGCGAGGGCGGCTTCGGCGGCGGCCGGGGCGGATTCCGCGGCGGGCGCGGACGCTAGTAAATCCCGGCGCACTCGTCAGAAACTATCCATCGTCAACCCAGGGCTACGGCTCTGACCCATCATAAATCGCGACCCTGAATCCAGGGCCTCGCTCTTTTTCCGCATTCTCGACGCGCTCCAGGGCGATCACGGCTGCCCACTGTCCTTTTCTTTCCTGCTGCCAGACGATGCGCCCGCGGAGTGCGCGCGCGATGAGCCCGGG
This genomic stretch from Terriglobia bacterium harbors:
- a CDS encoding RNA-binding protein, which produces MKNIYVGNLDYNVNEEQLRAAFEAYGQVDKVTLIRDRDTGQPRGFGFVEMAGDTEAGNAIQGLNGSQLGGRAITVNEARPRLERSGGGGGGGRREGGFGGGRGGFRGGRGR